In Pseudothermotoga hypogea DSM 11164 = NBRC 106472, the following are encoded in one genomic region:
- a CDS encoding MalY/PatB family protein yields the protein MILFGVCYLSVRKLAKLCERRMLVQIEYVDRSHSNCVKYDAIRAKYGDDVLPAWIADMDVKVCPNMLEAFRKRVEHAVFGYTFRPSEYYEAIAQWYEKRHGFSVEKSWIVDGPNVMPMMALFINVLTEPNDEIVIQPPVYPPFFNVIRRNKRRIVENRLKRVNDRYVMDLEDLEGTLSRRKIKLIILSNPHNPVGRAWMYEELKELAQLCSRYGTIIISDEIHADIVYEPFRFTTILKAGLENVIVLNSAGKSFNVPGLTNGYGIVPNEKLRKLYNEALEAFELTTPNIFGALALQIAYTECEEWLRALLQKLRQNRDFAYSFIKQNMPLIDVPLPEATFLMWLDCSNLGLENPQKFFLEKAKVYLNNGADFGEPKGVRLNFACCPENLKKILESLKRAYDLLTRFGRDFEC from the coding sequence TTGATTCTGTTCGGGGTGTGCTATCTTTCTGTTAGAAAGCTTGCCAAACTTTGCGAAAGGAGAATGCTTGTGCAGATCGAGTACGTAGACAGAAGTCATTCTAACTGTGTCAAGTATGATGCCATCAGGGCCAAGTACGGTGATGACGTCTTACCGGCATGGATCGCGGACATGGACGTGAAGGTGTGCCCCAACATGCTCGAGGCGTTCCGTAAGAGAGTCGAACACGCGGTCTTCGGCTACACGTTCAGACCGAGCGAATACTACGAAGCGATCGCTCAGTGGTACGAGAAGAGGCATGGTTTCTCCGTGGAAAAGAGTTGGATCGTAGACGGCCCCAATGTTATGCCCATGATGGCGTTGTTCATCAACGTTCTCACAGAACCCAACGATGAGATCGTCATTCAACCACCTGTGTACCCACCTTTCTTCAACGTGATCAGAAGAAACAAGCGACGGATCGTGGAGAACAGACTGAAAAGAGTGAACGATAGATACGTCATGGACCTTGAGGATCTCGAAGGCACTTTGTCCAGAAGGAAGATCAAGTTGATCATCCTTTCAAACCCACACAATCCTGTTGGAAGGGCGTGGATGTACGAGGAGTTGAAGGAACTTGCTCAACTTTGTTCGAGGTATGGGACCATCATCATCAGCGACGAGATACACGCAGACATCGTGTACGAACCGTTCCGATTCACGACGATCCTCAAGGCTGGTCTTGAAAACGTGATCGTTTTGAACTCCGCTGGCAAGAGCTTCAACGTGCCTGGCTTGACGAACGGGTATGGAATAGTGCCGAACGAGAAGTTGAGAAAGCTTTACAACGAAGCTTTGGAAGCTTTTGAACTGACAACACCGAACATCTTCGGAGCTTTGGCTTTGCAAATCGCCTACACGGAATGTGAAGAATGGCTCAGAGCTTTGCTACAGAAACTTCGTCAAAACAGAGATTTCGCGTACAGTTTCATAAAACAAAACATGCCGCTGATCGACGTTCCCTTGCCAGAAGCGACTTTCTTGATGTGGCTGGATTGTTCGAACCTCGGATTAGAGAATCCGCAGAAGTTCTTTTTGGAAAAAGCTAAGGTCTATCTGAACAACGGTGCGGATTTTGGTGAACCCAAGGGTGTAAGATTGAACTTCGCGTGTTGTCCTGAGAATCTGAAGAAGATCCTCGAATCGTTGAAGAGAGCTTACGATCTATTAACTCGATTTGGCCGCGATTTCGAGTGCTAA